Part of the Alteribacter lacisalsi genome, CTTCTGATGAGAAACCGGATATTTTGCCCGGTTAACGAGTATTTTATCAGAAAATTCTGTTTCGATAAAGAATTTAAAATGAGCCCGGACTTTATTGTGCTTTTGGAGGGTAAAGAAGGAAGAAGGACCTCTCATTAAAAGAAATTATTCGCTACCCGAAACAGTTCGGTTTATGGTAAAGTAGTAAGAAGATTTGTTAGATTGACGAACAATTCTGCTCATCTGTTTCTGAAAATTTTGAAACACACATACACATCCTGTAGAAGCAGTAAATGGAGGCATCATCATGAGAAAGCTGTTCCCTTTTTTACGTCCGTACCGGATTCCGATCGTGATTGCTCTTTTTCTCACGCTCGTGGAGCTGACGGTGGAATTATTACATCCTTATTTTATGAGCCGGATTATCGATGACGGCATTATGCAGGGCGACATGAGCCAGGTAATTTACTGGGGCGCGATCATGATCGGCTTTTCCCTGATTGCGTTTGCGGCCGGGATCACCAACTCGTTTTTTGCGGCCCACACGAGCCAGGGCGTCGGGTTTACCCTCAGGAGCAGTCTGTTCAGGAAAATCCAGTCATTTTCGTTCGCAAACTTCAATAAGTATCCGACTTCGTCCCTCATCACGCGGATGACGAACGACGTGACGCAGCTGCAGAACACCCTTTTTATGAGTCTTAGGATCATGCTCCGGGCACCGCTCCTCGTAATCGGAAGTGTCGTCATGGCGTTTATCGTCAACCCGGCACTCGCTCTTATATTTGTTGTAGCCGTGCCGCTTCTAATCACGTTTCTCCTCGTTATTATGAAGCGCGCAGGCAAGCTTTTTAAGGAAGTGCAGAAGCGCGTGGACCGAGTGAACGGCGTGGTTCAGGAAAACCTGGTTGGGATGCGGCTGATCAAAGCCTTTACCCGCCGGAAGCATGAAAACAAAAAATTTACCCGGGCCAGCGGCGAGCTTCGGGACCGGACGACGAAAGCGCTCCGGACGGTGGAAATTACGATGCCGATCATTCTTCTCATCATGAACCTGAGCATTATGGCGGTTCTCTGGTTCGGCTCGTTCCAGGTCAATACCCAGGGAGCCAGTGTCGGGGAAGTGGTGGCGATCGTGAACTATGCGACCCGGATGAGCGGCGCCATGACCGTCTTTTCCATGATCATTATGATCTTCTCCCGTGCGAAGGCCTCCTCCCAGCGGGTAGGCGAAGTGCTTGAGGAAGAAATCGATCTACGGGACGAAAAAGGAGCCGATAATGATCGGACGATTCATGATGGCAAAATTGCTTTTGACCGCGTTCAGTTTCATTATCCGGGCACCGATACACCGGTGCTGAAAGACCTCTCATTTCAGGTGAACCCCGGGGAAAAAGTGGCGATCATGGGCGCAACGGGATCAGGTAAGTCATCTCTGTTCCAGCTCATTCCCCGTCTGTATGACGTAACAGCTGGGACGGTGTTCATTGACGGTAGAGACATTCGGGGGATGACGATGGAGCGCCTTCGTAAACAGATCGGCTTTGTGCCGCAGGAAGCGATGCTCTTTACCGGTTCAATCAGAAACAACATCCTCTGGGGCAAGGAGGACGCCTCGATGGAGGAGATTGTGGAGGCCGCGAAAAGTGCCCAGATACACGACACAATCGCAGGTCTTCCGAACGGCTATGAAACCGAACTCGGCCAGAAAGGTGTCAACCTTTCCGGCGGCCAGAAGCAGCGCCTGTCCATTGCGAGGGCCCTCATCCGGAAGCCGAAAATCCTTCTTCTGGACGACAGTACGAGTGCTCTCGATATGAAAACGGAGGCACGTCTGCTTAAAGCCATTTCAGGCTATAACTGCACGACGATGCTCATCACCCAGAAAGTGAGCACCACGATGAGCGCGGACAAAGTACTGCTGATTGAGGATGGCCAGATTACCGCTGAAGGTACGCATGACGAGCTGCTGACCCATTCCACGCTCTACCAGCAGATTTTCGCATCCCAGCTCGGTGAAGGAGGTCCGAAGCATGCTTAATGAACTGAAAAAACCGTTTCAGTATAAAAAAGTGGACCTCGACAGGCTGGAAGAGGGAAAAAGCGGGGCGTACTCGTTTCAAAAACCGAAAGCCGACAACTTCTGGGGCACCGTGCGCCGGATCGGCAGTCAGCTCGCCGAGCGGAAAGGGATGCTCACGTACGTGATTCTGATGATCGTCGTCAGCTCCGCCATGGCCCTTCTCGGACCGTTTCTGGTCGGATTTTCGATCGATAACTACATCGTCGATTTGAATGCGGGCACCCTCGGATGGATGCTCATCGCCCTCGCGATTGTTTACGTCCTGCATTCCCTGTCGGTCTGGCAGCAGCACATGTGGATGATCCGCATCGCACAGGACACGGTTTACAACATGCGGACCCGCCTTTTCCGCCAGCTGCACAAGCTGCCGGTGCCGTTCTTTGATAAACGACAGCACGGGGATCTGATGAGCCGGGTCACAAACGACATGGAAAACGTCAGTAACACGCTGAACAGTTCTGTGATTCAGATCGTTTCCAGCGTTCTCACCCTTGTGGGGACAGTGGCGGTTATGCTCTGGCTCAGTCCGCTCCTGACGCTCGTAACGATGCTCATCGTTCCGGCAATGGTGTTCGGGATGAAGTGGATCACCAAGCGCACAGGCAAGCTGTTCAAAGCCCAGCAGAAAAACCTCGGTGAGCTGAACGGCTACATCCAGGAAACGATGAGCGGTCAGCGCATCGTGAAAACCTTCTCCCAGGAAGAGCGCGTAATCGAGGAGTTTATGGAAAAAAACCGGCGTCTTCGCGGCACCGCCTTCTGGGCCCAGACGTTTTCCGGCTTTATTCCAAAGCTCATGAACATGCTCAACAACCTCAGCTTTGCGGTAATCGCGTTTATCGGCGGTGTGCTGGCGTTAAACGGCGTGGGCGGCATCACGATTGGCGTGATCGTCATTTTTGCTGAATATGCCCGCCAGTTTACCCGCCCGCTGAACGACCTGGCCAACCAGTTTAACCTGCTCCTGTCGGCTGTTGCCGGTGCCGAGCGGGTGTTCAATATCATTGACGAGGAAGAGGAAGCGAGCGACGAGGCAGATGCAGGTGAAATCGACGGTGTGGTCGGTGAAGTCCGGTTTAAGGACGTATCGTTTTCCTACGACGGGGACGACGGGACAATCAGCCATCTGAGTTTTACCGCCTCTCCTGGTGAAACGGTCGCGTTCGTCGGACCGACCGGTGCCGGAAAAACGACGCTGATTAATCTTCTGAGCCGCTTTTACGAGGCGGACGACGGGGAAATTACAATTGACGGCCGGGACATCCGGACGGTAAAGCGGGAAAATCTGCGGAGGCAGATGGGCTTTGTGCTTCAGGACTCGTTCCTGTTTGAAGGTACAATCCGTGAAAATATCCGCTACGGCAGGCTCGATGCGACCGATGAGGAAGTGGAGGAGGCGGCACGTCTCGCGAACGCCTACTCGTTTGTGGAGAAACTGCCGGACGGTTTTGATACGAAGCTCTCGGTCGATGGCGGCGGGATCAGCCAGGGGCAGCGGCAGCTTCTCGCCATCGCCCGCGCGATCCTCGCCGACCCGTCGATTCTCGTCCTCGATGAGGCAACGAGCAGTATTGATACCGTAACGGAGATCAAGATTCAGGAGGCACTGCAGCGTCTCATGAAAGGGCGCACAAGCTTTGTGATCGCCCACCGCCTGAACACGATCCAGCAGGCAGATCAGATCATCGTCCTCGATCAGGGCGAAATCGTGGAAAAAGGCTCCCACGAAAGGCTGCTTGAGGAAGGCGGCTTTTACCACGGCCTGTATCACAGCCAGCTGAAGCAGGAAATGCAGCCGAGTACGTGAAGATGCTGCAGATAAACCGCTCCTGAAATATACGCCGCTTTCCGCGGGAAGCGGCTGAGCCTCCGCGTGCTTCGCACTGCGGGGTCTCACCTGCGCTTTTCTTCCCGCAGGAGTCGGCGTATATTTCATACGCTAGTCAGTTGTTAGTTTACATTCTCATCTGAACACTTTTCTTTTGTCCCTGTCTCTGTTGTGCGATTCATGTAATAGGCGTGTGAGTACTACCAATCCACTCTCTTAAATCAGAAAATAAGCTGATAGAATCAGACACTCTGCCCTCAACAAAGGGGTTGGGGTGCATATTCTGATAGTGTTCCATTAATTAATTGAGAGGAGGGCACGCCATGTGGGATTCACTGTTTGGATACGGGATTCAGTCAGGTGTCGGGATTTTCGGACTCCTGTTTATCGTTCTGCTCGGAACGACGATCTGGGGCGTGCGCTGGGTGGTGACCATGAATAACGAGCGCGAAAAACGCTACATCGAGGTCATTGAAAAGCAGGCGACGAGTCTTCGGGATCTCGAGCAGATACAGAAGGACGTAAATGAGATAAAAGAAGATATGAAAGATTACATTTACGGAAAAAAAAGATAAGAGGGCGAATCGCCCCCATGCAGGCGCCGGCTTAATGTCAGGCGCTTTTGTGCTACACGGCCGTATAAACCGGGATAAATGTAAACGGAGGAATGAGAAGGAACACGGTCGACACAATAAGTCGCTGCGTCTCGAATCCCTCGAGTTTTCTTAAGGCCACGAGTACAGCCGTTACGTACACCGGCCAGACGAAAAGTGTTACCACCATAACACCTAAAAGAATTCCCCCAGGACCGGCTCCGGCAAAAGAGATCACAGGAATCATCAGCCACTGAAAGGTAACAAAAAGAATAATAGAAAGCCAGAACCAGACAGGCAGAGAGCGGGCGAGCACGTGATCATCTCCTTCATAAACCTGCTAAAATATGTAAACTAAAGTTGCCAGTCCAGTATACCACCGCATACATAAAAAAGCCCGGGAATTTTCACCCCCGGGCTGGCTGGAATCAGCCTTTTCTTTTCACGTTCGTCATAACAAAACCGCTTTTCGGCAGCGTCGGCATACGGTGCATGTCGTAGCTTAAGTCCTGTTCCGGTACATCGTACGTCACTTCTTCCGCCAGAAACTTAAACACTTCGCGCATCACAAGCACCGTCATCCATTCTCCGGCGCAGCGGTGACCCATGTGATGATCTCCGCCCCCCTGAGGAACGAAGCTGAACGGGCTTTCGTTCCAGTTTTTAAACCGCTCTGGAATAAAAGACTCCGGATTTTCCCACGAATCAGGGTGCCTGTTTGTGCCGTAAATATCGAGAATGACCTTCGTACCTTTTTTAAACTTATAGTCGTTCCAGCTGAAATCCTTCCGCGCTTTCGCGGCCATGGCAGGCACGAATGGATAGTAGCGCCGCACCTCCTGGGCAAACATCTTGCTGTATTCCTCACCGCCGCTGCGGATTTTTTTTACGGTATCCGGATGCTCGTGCATGGCGGCGGCCCCGAAGGTAAGTAAGTAGGCTGTAGCCATCAGCGGGCGGTAGGAGTTGTTCAGTTCAACAGCAGCCGTTTGCAGCGGGAGCTGCTTTCCGTCCATCTCGCGGTGAGTGGCAACGATGTACGCTGCGGTGTTTTCCGGAAGCTTCATCTCGCCTTTACGCACCGCTTTGATGATCCCTTCCACCCATTTTTCCTGGCTTTGGCGCGCTTTTACCCCTTTTCTGAACCGGGAGAGAGAGCCACCGAATGAATCAACCATCTCTGCCAGTTCCCGGGTCCGCTGCTTCACGTCCTGATCTTCAAGAGGAAGACCGGCCCATCTCATCCCGCTGACGGCGAGGACGTCATTCATTTCCTCGAAAAAAACCACATGATCCCGGTTTACCCACTCGTCAGCTTTTCTGTTAAGCTCGTCACGTACAAGGCGCTTCATGTCCTCAAGGCGCTCAGGTGTGACCATGGAAAGAAACATGCGCTTGCGGTGTTTGTGGGCCTCGTCGTCAAGCCCGTGAAGACCACCTTCGCCGAGCAGGGATTTTTCAAGCGGCTTTGGAGCAGCCCCGTCACGCTTCATAAGAGCTTCATCGTAAAACAGTTCTGCCGCTTTTTCCCCGCAGATCACGACGGCTTTCTGGCCTACAAGGCGTGTTTCAAAAATATCCGATTCAAGCTCACTGCGGCGGGACGGGAGAAAATGAAAACCTTCCTTCAGAAGTGCCAGTGTGCTGTCTAATGTTTTTTCCTTTGGTACAGGTGTTTTTACGTTCATTCAGACCGCTCCTTCTTTGGTTTGTCTATGCCTCTAAACTGCGGATAATTTCTGTTACGATTCGTTTGTATGTATGCCCCGCAATTTCCGGTATATACCTGTTTCATTAATACCCGCCGGAAGCATAGAGGTAAACGCATGAATTCTCATGATTAAGAGCAGGATTCCGGCAGAATGGAACGAATAGGAAACGTAAAGACTGACAGAGGAGTGATCCGAT contains:
- a CDS encoding ABC transporter ATP-binding protein, which produces MRKLFPFLRPYRIPIVIALFLTLVELTVELLHPYFMSRIIDDGIMQGDMSQVIYWGAIMIGFSLIAFAAGITNSFFAAHTSQGVGFTLRSSLFRKIQSFSFANFNKYPTSSLITRMTNDVTQLQNTLFMSLRIMLRAPLLVIGSVVMAFIVNPALALIFVVAVPLLITFLLVIMKRAGKLFKEVQKRVDRVNGVVQENLVGMRLIKAFTRRKHENKKFTRASGELRDRTTKALRTVEITMPIILLIMNLSIMAVLWFGSFQVNTQGASVGEVVAIVNYATRMSGAMTVFSMIIMIFSRAKASSQRVGEVLEEEIDLRDEKGADNDRTIHDGKIAFDRVQFHYPGTDTPVLKDLSFQVNPGEKVAIMGATGSGKSSLFQLIPRLYDVTAGTVFIDGRDIRGMTMERLRKQIGFVPQEAMLFTGSIRNNILWGKEDASMEEIVEAAKSAQIHDTIAGLPNGYETELGQKGVNLSGGQKQRLSIARALIRKPKILLLDDSTSALDMKTEARLLKAISGYNCTTMLITQKVSTTMSADKVLLIEDGQITAEGTHDELLTHSTLYQQIFASQLGEGGPKHA
- a CDS encoding ABC transporter ATP-binding protein, which codes for MLNELKKPFQYKKVDLDRLEEGKSGAYSFQKPKADNFWGTVRRIGSQLAERKGMLTYVILMIVVSSAMALLGPFLVGFSIDNYIVDLNAGTLGWMLIALAIVYVLHSLSVWQQHMWMIRIAQDTVYNMRTRLFRQLHKLPVPFFDKRQHGDLMSRVTNDMENVSNTLNSSVIQIVSSVLTLVGTVAVMLWLSPLLTLVTMLIVPAMVFGMKWITKRTGKLFKAQQKNLGELNGYIQETMSGQRIVKTFSQEERVIEEFMEKNRRLRGTAFWAQTFSGFIPKLMNMLNNLSFAVIAFIGGVLALNGVGGITIGVIVIFAEYARQFTRPLNDLANQFNLLLSAVAGAERVFNIIDEEEEASDEADAGEIDGVVGEVRFKDVSFSYDGDDGTISHLSFTASPGETVAFVGPTGAGKTTLINLLSRFYEADDGEITIDGRDIRTVKRENLRRQMGFVLQDSFLFEGTIRENIRYGRLDATDEEVEEAARLANAYSFVEKLPDGFDTKLSVDGGGISQGQRQLLAIARAILADPSILVLDEATSSIDTVTEIKIQEALQRLMKGRTSFVIAHRLNTIQQADQIIVLDQGEIVEKGSHERLLEEGGFYHGLYHSQLKQEMQPST
- a CDS encoding BhlA/UviB family holin-like peptide — protein: MWDSLFGYGIQSGVGIFGLLFIVLLGTTIWGVRWVVTMNNEREKRYIEVIEKQATSLRDLEQIQKDVNEIKEDMKDYIYGKKR
- a CDS encoding cytochrome P450, coding for MNVKTPVPKEKTLDSTLALLKEGFHFLPSRRSELESDIFETRLVGQKAVVICGEKAAELFYDEALMKRDGAAPKPLEKSLLGEGGLHGLDDEAHKHRKRMFLSMVTPERLEDMKRLVRDELNRKADEWVNRDHVVFFEEMNDVLAVSGMRWAGLPLEDQDVKQRTRELAEMVDSFGGSLSRFRKGVKARQSQEKWVEGIIKAVRKGEMKLPENTAAYIVATHREMDGKQLPLQTAAVELNNSYRPLMATAYLLTFGAAAMHEHPDTVKKIRSGGEEYSKMFAQEVRRYYPFVPAMAAKARKDFSWNDYKFKKGTKVILDIYGTNRHPDSWENPESFIPERFKNWNESPFSFVPQGGGDHHMGHRCAGEWMTVLVMREVFKFLAEEVTYDVPEQDLSYDMHRMPTLPKSGFVMTNVKRKG